The Pirellulales bacterium genome has a window encoding:
- a CDS encoding DUF559 domain-containing protein encodes MSINGGVPESLERARDLRRRMTGPERNVWSRLRDRQLCGLKFRRQAPLGPYIVDFYCAEHSLVIELDGKSHDGRCAYDMARTRALERLGLRVMRFDNDDALRDIDSVMNAILLAAGINPDASPPAR; translated from the coding sequence ATGTCGATAAACGGCGGTGTGCCCGAAAGTCTTGAACGTGCGCGCGACTTGCGGCGTCGCATGACCGGCCCCGAGCGGAATGTGTGGTCGCGCTTGCGAGATCGTCAGCTATGCGGCCTGAAATTCCGCCGCCAAGCGCCCTTAGGGCCATATATCGTGGACTTCTATTGCGCCGAGCATTCGTTGGTGATTGAACTGGACGGCAAGAGTCACGATGGACGGTGCGCCTACGATATGGCGCGCACGAGGGCGCTGGAGCGGCTCGGACTGCGCGTCATGCGCTTTGACAACGACGACGCGCTGCGTGACATCGATAGCGTGATGAACGCCATCCTGCTGGCGGCGGGCATCAATCCCGACGCGTCTCCCCCTGCACGCTGA